aacgcattaaatataagaggagaacaacgacataacactacaatgtaacacacatagaaacggaccaagcatcagacaaaatcccacgagaataacaaatataacatcaaaaccaaatacatgaatttgggatagacaagtaccgtgacacgtcttatcgtaatgtgaatttacactcaaaaataagagaaaacaaacgacgcaacgttaaaatgtagcacacagaaacgaactataatataacaatggccatattcctgactaaaggaaaaaatggtggtttgaacctggttttgtggcatgccgaacctccctcttttatagccatgtgaaatataacattaaaatgacaaatcaacaccacaggactacaatataaataaattggagaacacaattgacaaagaaacacacgaacaacagccaacaaaaggtaacaagttcaaaattttaatacaccAGAattgcattttgtccacacaagatctactagtgacgcccagatacaaaagtttgaagccgaaacaagcacaaagtcgaacagcatcgaggaccataagatcaaaaaagttgtgccaacaacggccagggttttctgttagttaccagaacatccctattatttagattaatttatacttttgcaaacagtaaatttataaaattactatacaaaagatgtacataataaaactgaagtattaactaattacaggaaacaactgaaatacattacataaccagacatttgcaacacaaaatgtagacacatccgaataagtttaaacctcaacgccaagtgacgtcatatttgaaattgtaaaaaatgacaaaaaaaatgacgtcatttgaatttgtaaaacagatcatcaaaaaatgaaaaatgacgtcacatttgaatgaataagatagaattaggattgatttaagattatatttgaacttaatactgatattgcatttaataacaatgcacattttaatactcattaatagcaaactaaggtagcaattaactatattataaagctatgtccggACACATTTGAAACTTGTCATAATGTCATATGgtcatatttttttctcacaGTGTCAAAAATGAATTAAGTTTGTTACCAATCTATTTCAAATGGGTGTTGATTACTGGATGCTCCATTCAATTTCCTTATCCAACCgcaattcaatttttgttttacaaatattgaAATTCCATATCTTACTCGAACAACCCAATTTGTTGAGATTTTGTTACCACTGATTAGGGAGACTTTGAAATATTATTAATGATTAAGAttttcgttgttattctgtggttaaccTAGTAGTTTATTATTCATTAAAGTGATTTTGCGTTTGTTTGttctgtattcctgtcacgtagtgttgtcgtTTCTATGTATATTGACGTTTCCTTTCGTTgcacttcaatgtttctgttgttccgttgttttcctcttacagaggatatgtttccctcggtttaagtttgtaaccctaATTTGTTTTCTCAAAACCGTTTTATGACTTTGGACAGCGTTAATCTGCTATGGCGTTTATCAAAGGAAGAGATGACATTACTGTCAGCATTATCAAGACGTGAATTATttcaatttctatatttttaataaataactcataaaacatgtaacaaGTATTGTCAAGGTCAATAGGAAGAAAAACGTTTATTTTCAACTCAATAATGTAATCAAACCTAGGTAACACCTCATCGATCGCTACTCTAAATTTCTTTGCAGGAATCATCATTCTTAGATAGCATTTGACTTTTGTGACTGATGATGACTACGAGTTTTCAGTTATCTTCTTTTTCAGTATGAGTATATATACTGATATTGCAAAGATTTTACCAAATTTCAAGTTTACAACACACATTCGTACTGACAATGCAAACATACGGGACCTTCTATCTCATACTATGGGATTCCCAGCTCATAATCTGATGAGGTTGGATCCTAAGTTAACACGAGATGATATAGCAAggtaatttctttttaattttggtttactGTTTATGTGTGTTATTTTTATCTCTCTCCTCAGTATAACGAAAAAAATAGGTAAAATGTGCAATATTTACCAAATCAGATTACATTAAAGTAAATGATACCTTTGTATGTATTAATGTGTTCTGTAAAGATAGTTTGTATGCAAAGTTACATCTAGACGATTGgaacttttgttatttttaaaatcacaatGTTTCAAATAAGTGAATTTTCCCGTCAGCAGTATCAAACTATGTTTGCTGTAGGTAAGTGGAATCTCGAAAAAAGAAACCATGAAAATAATTCTGGAAAAAAAACCCTATAAATTACAATATTTAGCAGATATTTACTCCAACCATACCCTCATGTTTGTTATTACAATAGTTAACCACAGACAAGTAATATAAAGAAAATGCACCATGAAAATCAATCAAGAAAAGCACTAAACTGACAACGATAGGAAACACAAACACCGACAGAATACTCAAGGTTACTAAAACAAATAGCTTTTAGTtttcattagttttctcgtttgaattgttttacattgtcatatcggggccttttatagctgactatgtggtatgggctttgctcattcttgaaggccgtacggtgacctatagttgttaatgtctatgtcattttagtctcttgtggacagttgtctcattggcaatcataccacatctttttttttatatgtagtaCTTCATATGTTTTAAACTGTAAAACGACATCACTACCCTTCGGAGATATATGTGAATTAGATTTAAACTTGACCACTATCAAATATTCCATtctattttaaatcaaataatgtaCATATCTTTCAATGCACTTTTCCAGTGGCTCACAGATGGTGCATAGTGTTCATCCTTTTCGTTctatgtttaatcaaattgtataCACATCTTTTACTGCACCTTTCCAGTCGCTCACAGCAAGTGCATAGCATACATCCTTTTCGTGATTCTTACTTATATAACAACTTGATGTACGGACTGGCAAGTGTGGTAGCTGAACGAATTGGCGGGAAACGATGGGAAGATCTAATTGAAGAAGAATTGTATACACCACTAGGAATGTCAGGTTCTTCATTCATGACAAAAGTTGATTTGAGTGGAAATGTTGCGAAGGGATATGGAACTGATGATGCTACGGGAGGTCCAGTGCCAATAGATTTTGCCATAAACAGGTACATATTTTGATTTCTTATGGGGGTTTAAAATGGCTAAACATTTAGACTCGTTTTTGATGAGTTTTgtccatgtgattagggactttctgattttatttcctcgcagttcagtatttttgtgattttactttttcctatcATGAAGTGCTGTCATTGCAGCGATATTTGtcaacattgccatataagctggaggtttggctagccataaagccaggttcaattcaccttttttcttaaaatgtcctgtaccaaggcaggaatatggCAATAGTTATCAAATAATTCGTTTCTATGTACGTTgacgtttatttttgttgcacttcagtgttcctattgttcatttgtcattcctcttaaagttgatgtgttccctcggttttattttgtaacccggatttgttttctctctatcgatttatgactttcgaacagcgatatagtactgttgcttttattgaattttcctctgagttttgatttttgttattttactttttggtttgatgTCTAATATTCCACACAAACCCGGCAATGCGAGCAAAAACTGCTTATGAAAGACTTCGTATCAGTAAGTATATTCACTATAAAAAACCAAagccaagttttttttaaaagtttatcgCTTAGAATACTTAAAGCATGATTGTTCCGCGAAAGCagtaatttcattttattatattttgattgACAGGCGGTGGGGACAAATGGGTGGATCTACCAATATCATGAGTAATGCGGTAGACATTTCAAAGTGGATGCTTTTCCATTTGAGTAAGGGACGTAACCAAGCAGGGCAACAAATCTTAAGTGAGAATGATATGGCGACACTTCACAGAAGGCGGAATACTATCACAGCTCCAACatcagaaaaatatttctccCAACCACAAGTTCCCGTGTCCTCGTTAGAAGAAAACTACGCCTTGGGATGGAAAAATGGAGTATACAGAGGCAAGTGTTATTTATAGTCGGATTCAACTGATTCGTTTTCAGTCAAATAACTTATTGTTTCtgggcatttttttcctttttaaatgcCTTcaggtttgaattttttttttaatgcggtCAGCTCATTGATAGTAAAAACAAAACCGCAAATGGAATATAGTTAACTTTGTGGTTCATTAAATTGAAGATTATTTCGGTTGTTTgaaaaaaagaggggcgaaagatacaagaggaatATTCAAGCTCATCAATCgaaatggctaaaaattaaaaagacaaataatagtacacaagaagcaacatagaaaacttaagactgagcaatacGAACCTCACAGAAACTGGGGATGATcttatgtgctccggaagggtaagcagatcctgctccacatgtggcacccgtcgtgttgctcatgttatgacaaacctggtaaatagtctaattcggtaggtcacattcgtgaaaagagaaggggattgtagttacgacataagaaacatatccgctattatctgtgaaacggttattccattaaATATGTGCTTTGAATTGATTTCCTTAAGTTTGGAGATTATTATCTTGTATCGACAGTTGTTCTACCGAGCTTGCCAGATATGTATCAAAAGCTGTTGGGAGgcttaaacatataaaacaatgaCATATCATGACCACTATATTTTTCAGATAAACATGATATTACAGAAATGATTGTATGCTTTAAAGGgttgtttttgtttatgaatGTATCTTCACCAGGAAAGCTATAAACATAGCATTTGGAAGCTATGCACTGATGTACACGTACAAATATAAAGGGAGCTATATAAACAAATGGGTTGGGGGGGGGGAAGAATAACCAAATATACCTAAGATCAACTCTGTCTAATCAACTTCGAGCGAGTTGGAACTTTAGTTTCGGAATAATTTCTTATCTAATGAAAATATAATCTAAGTAAGGTAGAGTCAATATCAAACATTTGACTCCTGAGCTGATGATACACTCTTAGCAGTCCAAAAGATGCGATATCGATCAAATGCTAGtaaaaaacattgtaaaatacGGTACAccaaaaattattttacaatttaccCTCATCAAAAACGGTCAacccaaaataaaaagatatctAAGGTTCTTAAATCTGTATACATCTGTATCATTCAGTAATACCCACCAACCCCTTCAATCCACAGAAAAACTTATGATGAGATCATAGGGAAGTAACATATTTAAAATCACTTAAAGCGCGACGAAAAGTTACACTTAGAGACTGAGGAGTAGTGAAGAACAATCGTGATTTCCAAATCCGTGTGAGAAACAAAGACgaaaaatatttgacaaaataaattaaaattaaaatattaaaaatttatacCATATAGAACagttatatttgtacatgtacatcactCCATgtcattccgttttgaattttctcagggttcagtatttttgtgaatttacttttttctctTTATCTTTGTCAATTTATAATTTTCCTATCCCGAATTTTTGCATCGCCTGACCTCAGTTATTCGTGTAACAAAATCAACTATGACATTTGCCTTTCTTATCATGAAAAGGGCGAGCTGGTCTGATTACCATACAAATAAAGAAAACGTttttttcgaaaaagaaaataattttgcccatacagtgaaacctgcctagtccgacacctgagtattccaataTCTTGCTTTAACCGTCACATTTTTATAGTCCATATTTTGCAAGGATAGAAATATATAAGTCTATTCTTGCAAAATAGCCCTGAGTATTCCGACGCCCTGCTCTTGAATGTTCCAATAAGTTGTTAACAAATACTGGTAGTCTGTTTCTTtatattggcgtttgtttttgttgcggTTCAGTGTTGCTATGGTTTCTCTTATAGTATAtgttttccctcggttttagtttgtaactcagaTTTATATtggcttaatcgatttatgactattgaacagcgacatactactgttgcctttatctatacaTGAACATATCATATATATGTGAACTTGCATTAGGTCGATTTTTATCCAGCGAAGCCCATATACGTATTTGCATAGATCGTAATCTGTGCTTTGTATTTTAACATCTTTCCTTAAAACACAGATTTGACAAGACTGTGTATTTTAAAATCGAGTATGTTGCtttttttaaggatacaaagttTTACGACACACTGGTACAACTTGGGGTTATAGTTCCTTGGTGACACTGATTCCGGACATGAACTTAGGATTTTTCACAACAATGACTGGCGACGATCCAGGATATAAATTCCGCTATTTACTCCACAACTACATCGGAGACCTACTACTAGGGGAGACGCCATGGTTGAATAAAACAACACTATGTTCCTTTCCAGAACCGTGGTACAACCAGTCTACTAGCGTATACCATCCAATTAATAAGCATATAAACCCTACCAGGTCACTAAATTACTATGTAGGCGTTTACCATAACAGTATGTACGGCAACCTACACGTGACCATGAATACGTCAGCAAACACGTTGCAGATGAATTATGGGATAGGATCATGGCTTCTATATCCAAAAGGAACACATGACAAATTTGTTGGCGAAGGGACGAACATTGTACACAAAATTATCGATCTTTCttcaattcaatttcattcttctAATTTGCATGGGAGAAGTACCATTGATAGCGTAAAAGTAATCAGCTTTGAGACAAGAGCACCACCTGTTTTCACCAAAACAAGTAGTCATGTCAACACTGGGAATATTGTCGGTTAAAATTTATATAAGTTGAacgattgaaattttgaaagtgaaattaaatattgatttgtgcATTGTTTTTCACTCTATAAATTTGAAGATAAAGTAATTTCATTTGTAGCTTTCAACCCATCGATGTGAGGATTAGTAACTTAAACTTGTGTCTTTATTATtgtgaggctgacttcatgcaggaacttcttaggaagagagattagaagttagcaatatcctttaactctactttccgctatataaatgatgttctttcactaaataattcaaaatttggtgactatgtggaacgcatctatcccatcgaactagaaatataggatactacagatacagttaagtcggcctcatatctggacttacatctagaaattgacaatgagggtcggttgaaaacaaaacttcacgacaaaagaaatgatttcagctatccaattgtgaactttccatttctaagtagcaacattccagcagcatctgcatacggggtatatatctcccaattgatacgatattcccgtgcttgcatttcctatcatgattttcttgaaagagggttgctgctcacaaggaagctattaaatcaagagttccaaatggtgaagttgaaatcatcccttcgtaaattttacggacgccatcacgagttggttgaccgttatggaataaccctttcacaaatgatatcggatatgttccgtacgtcgtaactacaatccccttccttttcatgaatgagacctaccgaattagactatttaccggatttgttatcacataagcaacacgacgggtgccatatgtggagcaggatctgcttacccttccggagcacctgagatcacccctagtttttggtggggttcgtgttgtttattctttagttttctatgttgtgtcatgtgtactattgtttgtctgtttgtctttttcatttttagccatggcgttgtcagtttattttagatttatgagtttcactgtccctttggtatctgtggTCCCTCTTTTAAACAGCGACTAAGCATCATCTATGTTGTCATTGGCTAATAATAAGGATTCCTTATCATTCTCCCAAAGTAAACCATTTGTCTAACCCGGTGGCCTTATTTTTATGAGTTTCCCTACAGCTAATAACGAATTTGATGGATATTACTGCTAGCTTTATAATGCATTTCGTAGACCATTCAAACTTCGCAACAAAAGCAGTAAATCTGGAATAACTacattattaatattttgaacttttatttaagaaaacattaaaGTTGTTCATTTACACACAGTAGAGTATCAACActgaaaatgcaaaataaagtaaAACGAGGCAAATATTGTTTGACGCATTTAAAAAACAACTTTTGTTTGTTAGACTGGTCTCATCTGCTCTAATAAACTCGGGATGATCTTTCCATTCAAAATTGGGTATctttaattttacagttttattttcaaaactgaaTTTAAATGAGTAGAAGTTGAATATGTGTGCCGTAGTCCCGATAGACTCACCATAAAATTCATCTGTTTTGTTTTTAGGATACAAAACGAAGTTACCAAAACCATAAACCACTGTAAGTTTATTACTATCCTTGTGTTTTTTCACTTCAAGGTTTCCATAAGCATGATTCTTGTATATTCCATAGAAGTCAGTAATCTGACGTGAAGGTTTC
The window above is part of the Mytilus galloprovincialis chromosome 4, xbMytGall1.hap1.1, whole genome shotgun sequence genome. Proteins encoded here:
- the LOC143073695 gene encoding uncharacterized protein LOC143073695 — encoded protein: MAGTNVLFTVIVILIYNAYTIDSISTANLEASLDEYINAGLKCHTKNPGLALAIVKDGKVILTKGYGVRDLSTNSPVTDRTIFGIASMSKAFASTLLVKLLAKHSNMSIYTDIAKILPNFKFTTHIRTDNANIRDLLSHTMGFPAHNLMRLDPKLTRDDIASRSQQVHSIHPFRDSYLYNNLMYGLASVVAERIGGKRWEDLIEEELYTPLGMSGSSFMTKVDLSGNVAKGYGTDDATGGPVPIDFAINRRWGQMGGSTNIMSNAVDISKWMLFHLSKGRNQAGQQILSENDMATLHRRRNTITAPTSEKYFSQPQVPVSSLEENYALGWKNGVYRGYKVLRHTGTTWGYSSLVTLIPDMNLGFFTTMTGDDPGYKFRYLLHNYIGDLLLGETPWLNKTTLCSFPEPWYNQSTSVYHPINKHINPTRSLNYYVGVYHNSMYGNLHVTMNTSANTLQMNYGIGSWLLYPKGTHDKFVGEGTNIVHKIIDLSSIQFHSSNLHGRSTIDSVKVISFETRAPPVFTKTSSHVNTGNIVG